In the Hordeum vulgare subsp. vulgare chromosome 7H, MorexV3_pseudomolecules_assembly, whole genome shotgun sequence genome, one interval contains:
- the LOC123407576 gene encoding uncharacterized protein LOC123407576: MAAATATAAAPAVFAPALVSPLSRRAFFPLPRRAGQPAIPRSLRLLASASPRRCGVAVNAAAAAGAADFSDDESSYEILGITPLDSFDNMKLAYKRKRKEAEETGDEDFLAKLEKAYDTVMMQQLQYRKKGVTYGSVQVSKDIKYADNQPIVPWGPRPSKSAVKDVRINMAISAATVVCIAIIGNADWKPLQFLCFAFFYRILQKLRVTEPPITPIYNEYGEVEGRGVRMAKRVFRALGLIFGCVFAASLGYTIALNVVELSWQQTPQIVYYYQELIVTAAASVLLCITASYYR, encoded by the exons ATGGCGGCCGCGACGGCGACCGCTGCCGCACCGGCCGTGTTCGCCCCGGCGCTCGTCTCTCCCCTGTCGCGCCGCGCCTTCTTCCCGCTCCCCCGTCGCGCCGGCCAGCCCGCCATCCCTCGGTCGCTGCG GCTCTTGGCGTCGGCGTCCCCGAGGAGATGTGGGGTGGCCGTGAATGCGGCGGCTGCGGCAGGGGCCGCTGACTTCAGCGACGATGAGAGCTCTTATGAG ATTCTGGGCATTACCCCACTCGATAGTTTCGACAACATGAAACTAGCATACAAGAGGAAGCGCAAGGAAGCAGAGGAGACAGGAGATGAGGACTTCTTGGCCAAG CTGGAGAAAGCGTATGACACTGTGATGATGCAGCAGCTGCAGTATAGGAAGAAGGGAGTTACATATGGATCGGTTCAG GTATCAAAGGATATCAAGTATGCTGACAATCAACCAATAGTTCCTTGGGGACCCAG ACCCTCCAAATCAGCAGTAAAGGATGTGCGCATAAATATGGCAATATCAGCAGCAACT GTTGTTTGCATTGCTATCATCGGTAATGCGGACTGGAAGCCTTTGCAGTTCTTGTGTTTTGCTTTCTTCTACAGAATACTTCAGAAGCTGAGGGTTACTGAACCACCAATAACTCCAATATATAAT GAGTATGGTGAGGTTGAGGGAAGAGGGGTACGAATGGCAAAACGTGTATTCCGCGCTTTGGGTTTGATATTTGGATGTGTATTCGCTGCGTCCCTG GGTTATACAATAGCTCTTAACGTGGTTGAGTTATCTTGGCAGCAGACTCCCCAGATTGTTTATTACTACCAG GAATTGATTGTTACAGCAGCTGCCTCTGTTCTGCTGTGCATCACGGCTTCGTACTACCGGTAA